The following coding sequences lie in one bacterium genomic window:
- the aprB gene encoding adenylyl-sulfate reductase subunit beta: MPSFVIAEKCDGCKGQDKTACQYICPNDLFRLNDEKTKAFNQEPEQCWECYCCAKICAQQAIEIRAYADIVPMGGSIIPLRGTDSIMWTIKFRNGNIKRFKFPIRTTPEGSIKPYEGKPQPSADDIKSQNFFTEVGKTLPTPAK; encoded by the coding sequence ATGCCAAGTTTTGTAATTGCAGAAAAATGTGATGGTTGCAAAGGACAGGATAAAACAGCCTGTCAATACATTTGCCCTAATGACCTGTTTAGATTGAATGACGAAAAGACCAAGGCATTCAACCAGGAGCCAGAGCAATGCTGGGAATGTTATTGCTGTGCAAAAATATGTGCTCAACAGGCAATAGAAATCAGGGCGTATGCCGATATTGTCCCAATGGGAGGTAGCATTATTCCCTTACGAGGGACTGATTCGATTATGTGGACAATAAAATTCCGTAATGGGAATATCAAGAGATTTAAGTTCCCTATTCGGACTACACCAGAGGGGTCAATTAAACCTTATGAAGGGAAACCACAACCCTCTGCAGATGATATTAAATCTCAAAACTTTTTTACCGAGGTTGGAAAAACACTGCCTACCCCGGCAAAGTAA